One window of the Patescibacteria group bacterium genome contains the following:
- a CDS encoding aminopeptidase, with product MPKQTKLEKKLLLNKKSCWEEWDKNKTKKAFEFCDGYKNFLNSAKTEREAVKAGEKIARENGFITIKELKKKKIKNNETIKIYKKNREKNLILAVFKKDFLKNGAKFIVSHIDSPRLDFKPNPLYESESLAFLKTQYYGGIKKYHWPTIQLSLRGTVMTKNNGKVKINIGDNDNDPIFMITDLLPHLARKQMGKPLREAIEGEELNLLVGSIPVKDADVKNKIKLAILDYLNKKYKIIEEDFFSADLQAVPCGKARDLGFDRSMIAAYGQDDKICAYTSLMSIIESNKININKTQICFLVDKEEVGSDGVSGSQSLFLENFLLELMEIFKKESSLKDVYQFFSNSEAISADVTAGFDPDYKQVYDAKNTAYLGYGVAIEKYTGSGGKYSTSEASAEYAFQIKEIFNKNNIKWQSGGLGRIDEGGGGTIAKYLANRNIDTIDCGIALFNMHAPMEISSKADIYSAYEAYKAFYKN from the coding sequence ATGCCTAAACAAACTAAATTAGAAAAAAAATTGTTATTAAATAAAAAATCCTGTTGGGAAGAATGGGACAAGAACAAAACAAAAAAAGCTTTTGAATTTTGCGATGGATATAAAAATTTTTTAAATTCAGCGAAAACAGAAAGAGAGGCTGTTAAAGCAGGAGAAAAAATCGCGCGCGAAAATGGTTTTATAACGATAAAAGAGTTAAAAAAGAAAAAAATAAAAAATAATGAAACAATAAAAATTTATAAAAAAAATAGAGAAAAAAATTTAATTTTAGCTGTTTTTAAAAAAGACTTTCTAAAAAATGGAGCTAAATTTATTGTTTCGCATATTGATTCGCCACGTCTTGATTTTAAGCCAAATCCATTATATGAAAGCGAATCTTTAGCGTTTTTAAAAACACAATATTATGGAGGAATTAAAAAATATCATTGGCCAACAATCCAGTTGTCTTTGCGCGGAACAGTAATGACAAAAAACAACGGAAAAGTAAAAATAAATATTGGAGATAATGACAATGACCCGATTTTTATGATTACCGACCTTCTTCCACATTTAGCAAGAAAACAAATGGGCAAACCGTTAAGAGAAGCAATTGAAGGCGAAGAGCTTAATCTGTTGGTCGGTTCTATTCCTGTTAAAGACGCAGATGTTAAAAACAAAATTAAATTAGCTATTTTAGATTATTTAAATAAAAAATATAAAATTATTGAAGAAGATTTTTTCAGCGCCGACCTGCAGGCTGTTCCTTGCGGCAAAGCGCGCGATCTTGGTTTTGACAGATCAATGATAGCGGCTTACGGGCAGGATGACAAAATTTGCGCTTATACTTCTTTAATGTCTATTATAGAATCTAATAAAATCAACATTAATAAAACTCAAATCTGTTTTTTAGTGGACAAAGAAGAAGTTGGCAGTGACGGCGTAAGCGGATCTCAGTCTTTATTTTTAGAAAATTTTTTATTGGAATTAATGGAAATTTTTAAAAAAGAAAGTTCCTTAAAAGATGTTTATCAATTTTTTTCAAATTCAGAAGCTATTTCAGCGGATGTTACCGCAGGATTTGATCCTGATTACAAGCAGGTTTATGACGCTAAAAACACAGCTTATCTTGGATATGGCGTGGCAATAGAAAAATATACTGGAAGCGGTGGAAAATATTCAACCAGCGAGGCAAGCGCTGAATATGCTTTTCAAATCAAAGAAATTTTTAACAAAAACAATATAAAATGGCAATCAGGCGGACTTGGCAGAATAGATGAAGGAGGCGGAGGAACTATCGCAAAATATTTGGCTAATAGAAATATTGACACAATTGATTGCGGGATCGCTCTTTTTAATATGCATGCTCCAATGGAAATTTCTTCAAAGGCTGATATTTATTCCGCTTATGAGGCATATAAGGCATTCTATAAAAATTAA